The genomic DNA TCATTACTCTCCTAAATAAAAGCTCAAGTTAAATAAGTCTTGTATGGTGCacttggactgaaatgtttcatatttcatattcatattgagtTCCATAAAATTCCAGGACTGTCTGCATCACAAATGACTCTATCCTGTGAAATCCTTTAGACTCACCTTTCCAGTAGAGGTttctcccctctcactctctctgctcctctgccctgACTCCTACAGGTCAATAGGGGTGGtggagtgattattattattactaccgtattatcattattattgttattatccaCATAATCATACGTGAATGAGCTGTTTCACGGTGTGCATGCTTGAGCTGATGCTCCAGAAGGAAGTCACCCCAAAGATAATATGAAGAGTGCACACCTAACTCTATAAACAACCAGGACCTTCACATTGCATTTCggactaactagctagctactgTAAGTAGCAGAGTTCTTTTGGAgctgaaatgtaacttttaaCCGCAAACAATAAAGGTAAGACGTGCACAGAGATATACAGCACGCATCTCACGCTGCCTCCTGTACAGGGGGCTCTCGGCTACAGAGTGTGTAagccaggtttttatttgtcaaacaggGAGCATTTGGCAATTACGTGGGACTTTCTGCTGTTAGCTGGGGGGCTGCAGCTAACTTATTGTAACTATCAGCAGTGATACTTACTCTCTTGAAAAAATGTCGTATGTCCATTCTTGTTCACGTTCTTCTCCTAATGCTGCTCTAGTCGGTTCTGTGTGCTCCGCTCCCggtacacacactgcaggtaccCAGGTACCGAGTGCAAGCTAGGTTGCAGGGAAAACGTGGACTGGATTTCAGTGATTTGGGCGTGCTCTATATGAACAAGTGGAATGGACTCGATAACGacgcactgactctgactctctacCGCTTCCATAAGGGAAACTAAGATTTATGAtcacatttaagttaataataactggttatatgattatttatctaaactCAAATTCTCGCCACATTATATTgaatttgtcagcacttttttgtaaaaaaaaaaaaaaaaaatctttttttttataaatgaacataaaattaTTTAGGGGGGCTTAAGAATATTTTAGGGGGGCTTTAGCCCCCCTAAAATAGGCCTAATGACGCCACTGCAACCAGGCCcatagttttaatgttttaatgacaaagaATGCAACATTAGTGTTTAACAAGTCATTTATTTAGTCATAAATGAAATACATATGAAATAcaaattaaagtcattttttttaagagatCTGTGCCTCAAGTGGGGGGCACAAGCACTCTTGGGGGCGGGCCTGGCTCCCTATGCGCCCATCGCGACGGGTGTgcatatatatagttattattttcacacttaaatatttaacttctatttaaatttgttttaaaattataCAGTACAATGTGGAAATAGATAtgttacagcattgtagagtagtgtgtgtgtatatatatatgtacatattatatagaaatacaaatacaatgaccgttgctgccaaactataaatacgtcatatcttcatacacaaaccacatgtttgaattcataatgactcatttctcgcctcaaatgatgttaaaacagaaacatatttatatttctattatctgctgctatgttccgccgaaatgcattctgggacaCATGGACTCATAGATCACTAATTCATTATATACAGATATCCAtttacactggtttacacctgacaACAGTGGTTtcaggggtttagttacactttcaAGAGCTCTGGTATCAGCAGTTTTCCAAATCCAGGTATTGGATTAAGATCAGATTGTCAGTCCtgttgcacagacacacacagactgtatataCGAGTATATTGTGTCTATAATTCATCCCAAAATGTTCCATATTTTAAATCTGTCATTAAATTCCAGCGAGAGTCCCAGTGCCAGCAGTGACCAGAGAGAGTGTGAGCGCTGACAGCTGCACTCTGCTGTGTACCCTGTGtgccaaagacatcatggtcacaatggtcgcaagttcgactccacccctggctgattgtactcaattccattgtaagtcgctttggataaaagcatctgctaaatgacatgtaatgtaatgtaatgctgtGTTCTGTGGACGCAGCTGAAGAGACGACGCTGTCGTGGAACAGAGACGAGCAGatagtgaacagcagcagctctgctctcCCTCTGCCACTCACTGTGCAGCTGCAGGACTTCAGCTCTCAGTATAACTGTGTGGCTGAGAATCCTGCTGAGAGGAAGAGTCACGCGCTCACTGTTGAGACTCTGTGcagcacagacaccacagatgtcaacaacaacaacaactacagacACTGTGAGGACAAACTTTGATTATTTCAACACATCTATGATCATAACTGTAAAAGGCTGTCATTaagtcactgtgtttgtttgtttgtttgtttctgcagaTATAATTCCACTCATCATTGTGTATACTGTGATTTCTGTCCctgctgttttcatcatcatgAAGATTTGTTTCAATTACAAGACGACAACCAAGCAAACACAAGGCACGTCTTTTTGTCTCTTCACACAAAGGTCTCCAACTCTTTGTTTCAGGTGCTTTCTATGTTCAAAGCTGCGTAACACAGCTTTGAATGTTAGTGAAATCTTTTTATTTGATGAGCGTGAAAGTGAATGTGAGGAAAAGACATGAAGCAAAACATCAGGTCAGATTTGAACGTGGGTCACAACAGTAGCAGTTACAGcctcagtgatgtcatcaatgtctctgtgtctgaggACACTTGACCGTAGTTTTCATACAGAGCCAGGACGAGAACTTTACAGTAACTTAATGACAGAAGAGTCACgagactgtgtgtgaatgtgaggactGAGTGTCAGTGACGTAAAATCACAGCTCAAACTGGACAACTCACATATCACGGCTAAATCCCTTATCGTGGTTTTATGCAGCAGCTTCCTGGAGGTGGTTTTAATCCAACAGGGATTAGCACTAACCCAACAGGGATTAGCACTTGTGGTTCTTAATCAATATTGGGTGAAAGTGACTACTTTATGTGTTTCAGCTGCCAAAAACAAGTGTCATTAGTCGATTAAATtcattttcagttaaaaaaaatatgaattacatTCAACTGTGAGGAAATATTaaccaaagcacacacacacacacacacacacacgcacacgcacacacacacacacacacacacccacacacacacacacacacacgcacacgcacacgcacacacacacagcctgttgTGCATCTTTATTTGGGTCAGCAGAAACATTTCCACTGTAAAACTCATGTGTTGAACTTTGTATCTTTGCAGATTTACTGACAAAAGTTCAATATAGTGTACGACAAAATCAGgtgagtacaaacacacacatgtactttTATGAAGTGTGTGACATTCACCATGTTTCCTTGTCATATTGAAGCTCTGCAGGTTGTGTCACTCATTCCTCAGTGAACGTGTCTGTCTAATTCTGTCTAATTCTAAAGACTTAAGAAGTTAAGACACATGAATAGGACGTCTCCGACCAGGCAGAGTGAGAGAATGATTGCATTTGTTTGCCAACAGCAGTAAATCTGCATCTATATCCTGTGTGATATAAAGACGAGTCGCTGCAGGTTCACTCTAAATAAAACCAAACGCTTCCTCCGTGAGTCCAACACACTGACAACAGTAATGccttactttactttgttactcACTGCTTAAAGTAATGTGTTACAC from Solea solea chromosome 10, fSolSol10.1, whole genome shotgun sequence includes the following:
- the LOC131467097 gene encoding uncharacterized protein LOC131467097 isoform X1; the encoded protein is MKTQMTVVFFFIVMSSSAADKVTRKLTATEGGNITLPVSVSKLGFLLFQGKNIAMVKDGNLDILLKNIYSDRILWNNNTGLFTLTGLQRNNTGDYFINFPNDDSSSAFKLKVYARVPVPAVTRESVSADSCTLLCTLCAKDIMVTMVASSTPPLADCTQFHSEETTLSWNRDEQIVNSSSSALPLPLTVQLQDFSSQYNCVAENPAERKSHALTVETLCSTDTTDVNNNNNYRHYIIPLIIVYTVISVPAVFIIMKICFNYKTTTKQTQDLLTKVQYSVRQNQLSDAPPVDGALGHRLYDPSAAADCTDTSTVYTTLHQSSQTLQR